In the Streptomyces sp. 840.1 genome, one interval contains:
- a CDS encoding HEAT repeat domain-containing protein, whose amino-acid sequence MFDPFIAPSGTLLGLLQRGRGDGTLHALAAPRPEALAALNHCVLSDPRHDWQAENRSLYYARLYLDLDGGIEEIERHLVDPDDHLDTDESRTGLALAVLGHLASYGRDDALALLRRYAATGSNWAWALDELALRDDDAGLRSLAVPVLARFATDPEGSAELATTVRDAFEPRPWRLWADDPREEVGARVRAASEQGSFDRWQRQMRPGGPRPGWSVQAVFDWAQQGLDRGSHLHVPAARCLSAVAGPEDRPVIVEAARSGPDGARCAALHYLAEARDPVVLDLIEAAAVSSSRTVADAAVAAFERMCGEAAVDRARRWARRPDALGASAAGVLAGRGGAQDASLVLGALREAVRGDGPDALRLWTLVDGTGRLGIACAAPVLRHVYRETSSSQLRGRAARALAATDPTFATGFAVECLWDCEETTREVAARHAETGDIRVAERLRRLAADPAEEAEVQTAVRSRIGPDASAV is encoded by the coding sequence ATGTTCGATCCGTTCATAGCGCCGAGCGGCACCCTGCTCGGCCTGTTGCAGAGGGGCCGCGGCGACGGCACGCTCCACGCGCTCGCCGCACCGCGCCCCGAGGCCCTGGCGGCTCTCAACCACTGCGTCCTGAGCGATCCGCGTCACGACTGGCAGGCGGAGAACCGCTCCCTCTACTACGCGCGCCTCTATCTCGACCTCGACGGCGGCATCGAGGAGATCGAGCGGCACCTCGTCGATCCCGACGACCACCTGGACACCGACGAGTCACGGACCGGCCTCGCCCTCGCCGTACTCGGCCACCTCGCCTCCTACGGACGGGACGACGCCCTGGCCCTGCTGCGCCGCTACGCCGCGACCGGCTCCAACTGGGCCTGGGCCCTGGACGAGCTGGCCCTGCGCGACGACGACGCCGGCCTGCGGTCCCTGGCCGTGCCCGTGCTCGCCCGCTTCGCCACGGACCCCGAGGGCTCCGCCGAGCTGGCCACCACCGTGCGCGACGCCTTCGAGCCCCGGCCCTGGCGGCTGTGGGCCGACGATCCGCGCGAAGAGGTCGGCGCCCGGGTCCGGGCCGCCTCGGAACAGGGCTCGTTCGACCGCTGGCAGCGGCAGATGCGACCCGGCGGGCCCCGGCCGGGCTGGAGCGTCCAGGCCGTCTTCGACTGGGCCCAACAGGGGCTCGACCGAGGCAGCCACCTCCACGTACCGGCGGCCCGCTGCCTCTCCGCCGTCGCGGGACCGGAGGACCGGCCCGTGATCGTCGAGGCCGCCCGCAGCGGCCCCGACGGCGCCCGCTGCGCCGCTCTGCACTACCTGGCCGAGGCCCGGGACCCGGTCGTGCTCGACCTGATCGAGGCCGCGGCGGTCAGCTCCTCGCGCACGGTCGCCGACGCGGCCGTCGCCGCCTTCGAGCGGATGTGCGGGGAGGCGGCCGTCGACCGCGCCCGGCGCTGGGCCCGTCGGCCCGACGCGCTCGGCGCATCGGCGGCCGGGGTGCTGGCCGGCCGAGGCGGCGCGCAGGACGCCTCGCTGGTCCTGGGCGCCCTGCGCGAGGCCGTACGCGGCGACGGGCCCGACGCACTCCGGCTCTGGACCCTGGTCGACGGCACCGGACGGCTGGGCATCGCCTGCGCAGCCCCCGTCCTGCGCCACGTCTACCGCGAGACGTCCTCCTCACAGCTGCGGGGCAGAGCTGCCCGCGCACTGGCCGCCACCGACCCCACCTTCGCCACCGGTTTCGCCGTCGAGTGCCTCTGGGACTGCGAGGAGACGACCCGGGAAGTCGCCGCACGCCACGCGGAGACCGGCGACATCAGGGTGGCCGAACGGCTGCGCCGGCTGGCCGCCGACCCGGCCGAGGAGGCCGAGGTGCAGACAGCCGTGCGCAGCAGGATCGGCCCGGACGCGTCCGCCGTCTGA
- a CDS encoding lipid-transfer protein, with product MSGDVAVLGAGMHPWGKWGRSFVEYGRVAAREALADAGIGWPEVQSVVGADTVRGGYPGYVAGATFAQALGWQGARVTSVYAACASGAQAVGTARAQILAGLADVVLVVGADAAPKGFFAPAGGDRPDDPDWLRFRVLGATNPAYFALYARRRMAVHGDTSEDFALVKVKNAAAGALNRNARYRAPVTAEQVAASAVVADPLRLLDICATSDGAAALVLSSMEFARRHGAADPVRIRAVSTVTPTYPKAVLDLPDIATDSAVAAEPATESFRASIARAAYEEAGIGPADLSLAEVYDLSTALELEWYEDLGLCPPGEGAALLRAGATALGGRVPVNPSGGLASFGEAVPAQAIAQVCELTWQLRGAAGERQVEGARAGMTANQGLFGHGSAVVAVR from the coding sequence ATGAGCGGGGATGTGGCAGTCCTCGGGGCTGGGATGCACCCCTGGGGCAAGTGGGGGCGAAGCTTCGTCGAGTACGGCAGGGTGGCGGCCCGCGAGGCACTCGCCGACGCCGGCATCGGCTGGCCGGAGGTGCAGTCCGTGGTCGGCGCGGACACCGTGCGCGGCGGATATCCGGGGTACGTGGCCGGGGCGACGTTCGCGCAGGCGCTGGGGTGGCAGGGTGCCCGGGTCACCAGCGTGTACGCGGCCTGCGCGTCGGGGGCCCAGGCCGTCGGCACCGCCAGGGCGCAGATCCTGGCCGGCCTGGCGGACGTCGTGCTGGTGGTGGGGGCGGACGCGGCGCCCAAGGGGTTCTTCGCCCCGGCGGGCGGCGACCGGCCCGACGATCCGGACTGGCTGCGCTTCCGGGTGCTGGGCGCGACGAACCCCGCCTACTTCGCGCTGTACGCCCGTCGCCGGATGGCGGTGCACGGGGACACCTCGGAGGACTTCGCGCTGGTCAAGGTGAAGAACGCGGCGGCCGGCGCCCTGAACCGTAACGCCCGCTACCGGGCACCCGTCACCGCCGAGCAGGTCGCGGCATCCGCTGTGGTCGCCGACCCGCTGCGGCTGCTCGACATCTGCGCCACCTCCGACGGGGCGGCGGCGCTGGTGCTGTCCAGCATGGAGTTCGCCCGGCGTCACGGGGCCGCGGACCCGGTCCGTATCCGTGCCGTCTCGACCGTGACGCCGACGTATCCGAAGGCGGTGCTCGATCTGCCGGACATCGCGACCGATTCGGCGGTCGCCGCGGAACCCGCGACGGAGAGCTTCCGTGCCTCGATCGCCCGCGCGGCGTACGAGGAGGCGGGGATCGGGCCGGCGGACCTCTCACTGGCCGAGGTGTACGACCTGTCCACGGCGCTGGAGCTGGAGTGGTACGAGGACCTCGGACTGTGTCCGCCGGGTGAGGGTGCCGCGCTCCTGCGGGCGGGGGCGACGGCGCTCGGCGGGCGCGTCCCGGTGAACCCGAGCGGCGGTCTGGCGTCCTTCGGGGAGGCCGTGCCCGCGCAGGCGATCGCCCAGGTCTGCGAGCTGACCTGGCAGTTGCGCGGCGCGGCGGGCGAACGTCAGGTGGAGGGTGCGCGCGCCGGAATGACCGCGAACCAGGGACTGTTCGGCCACGGCTCGGCGGTCGTCGCGGTCCGCTGA
- a CDS encoding roadblock/LC7 domain-containing protein, whose product MTAPNAAAIDSAGQGSGELNWLLDELVERVASIRKALVLSSDGLPTGASKDLTREDGEHLAAVASGFHSLAKGVGRHFDAGRVRQTVVELDEAFLFVTAAGDGSCLAVLADSDSDVGQVAYEMTLMVKRVGAHLANSPRTTGLTSGG is encoded by the coding sequence ATGACCGCACCGAACGCCGCAGCAATCGACTCAGCGGGCCAGGGGTCCGGCGAACTCAACTGGCTCCTCGACGAGCTCGTCGAGCGGGTCGCCAGCATCCGCAAGGCGCTGGTGCTCTCCAGCGACGGACTCCCCACCGGCGCCTCCAAGGACCTGACCAGGGAGGACGGTGAACACCTGGCGGCCGTGGCCTCCGGGTTCCACAGCCTCGCCAAGGGCGTCGGGCGGCACTTCGACGCCGGGCGGGTCCGCCAGACCGTCGTCGAGCTCGACGAGGCGTTCCTGTTCGTCACGGCGGCAGGTGACGGCAGCTGTCTGGCCGTGCTCGCGGACTCCGACTCGGACGTCGGGCAGGTGGCGTACGAGATGACGCTGATGGTCAAGCGAGTGGGCGCCCACCTGGCCAACTCCCCCCGGACGACCGGTCTGACCTCCGGAGGGTGA
- a CDS encoding DUF742 domain-containing protein: MSADPRTPAAGGPQSSRWYDADAGPVVRPYAMTRGRTSSASRHRLDLIAIVVPEPAADDPGRDQMLSPEHVEIVELCSGMPQSIAELASGLDLPVGVVRVLVGDLVEDELVHVTRPVPPAELPDVNILREVINGLRAL, translated from the coding sequence ATGAGCGCCGACCCCCGTACCCCCGCCGCCGGCGGCCCGCAGTCCTCGCGCTGGTACGACGCCGACGCGGGGCCGGTCGTCCGTCCGTACGCGATGACGCGGGGCCGTACCAGCAGCGCGTCCCGTCATCGTCTCGACCTGATCGCGATCGTCGTCCCCGAACCTGCGGCCGACGATCCCGGCCGGGACCAGATGCTCTCCCCGGAACACGTGGAGATCGTCGAACTGTGCAGCGGCATGCCCCAGTCGATCGCCGAGCTCGCGTCCGGTCTGGACCTCCCCGTCGGGGTGGTCCGGGTGCTGGTCGGTGATCTCGTCGAGGACGAGCTGGTGCATGTGACCCGTCCCGTTCCGCCGGCCGAGCTGCCGGACGTGAACATTCTTCGCGAGGTGATCAATGGCCTTCGGGCGCTCTAG
- a CDS encoding glycerophosphodiester phosphodiesterase, with amino-acid sequence MTSVRHPYLDHPGPLAFAHRGGSADGIENTAAAFRRAADAGYRYFETDVHASADGRLVAFHDTTLDRVTDARGRISELPWSEIRRARVAGREPLPLFEELLEAFPQARWNVDIKAAPALGPLVDLIRRADAWDRVCLGSFSEARVARAHRLAGPRLATSYGVRGVLGLRLRSYGLPAALRAGAVCAQVPESQGGVRVVDRRFVREAHARGLQVHVWTVNEPERMAALLDLGVDGIMTDHIETLRTVLSERGAWA; translated from the coding sequence GTGACTTCCGTACGCCATCCCTATCTGGACCACCCCGGCCCGCTCGCGTTCGCCCACCGGGGCGGCTCGGCGGACGGGATCGAGAACACCGCGGCGGCGTTCCGCCGGGCCGCCGACGCCGGGTACCGCTACTTCGAGACCGATGTGCACGCCTCGGCGGACGGCCGTCTGGTGGCCTTCCACGACACCACGCTGGACCGGGTGACGGATGCCCGGGGCCGGATATCGGAACTGCCGTGGAGCGAGATACGGCGGGCCCGGGTGGCGGGCCGGGAGCCGCTGCCGCTGTTCGAGGAGCTGCTGGAGGCGTTCCCGCAGGCGCGCTGGAACGTGGACATCAAGGCCGCGCCCGCCCTCGGACCGCTGGTGGACCTGATCCGCCGGGCGGACGCCTGGGACCGGGTGTGCCTCGGCTCGTTCTCCGAGGCCAGGGTCGCCAGGGCGCACCGGCTGGCGGGGCCCCGGCTGGCCACCTCCTACGGAGTGCGCGGTGTGCTGGGCCTGCGGCTGCGCTCCTACGGCCTGCCGGCGGCGCTGCGCGCGGGTGCGGTGTGCGCGCAGGTGCCGGAGAGCCAGGGCGGTGTCCGGGTCGTGGACCGGCGCTTCGTGCGGGAGGCGCACGCGCGGGGGCTCCAGGTGCACGTCTGGACGGTCAACGAACCGGAGCGGATGGCCGCGCTCCTGGACCTCGGCGTGGATGGCATCATGACCGATCACATCGAGACGCTGCGTACGGTGCTGAGCGAGCGGGGGGCCTGGGCCTGA
- a CDS encoding YitT family protein yields the protein MSTTAARQRTHLTRRLIQLYAGLTLYGASSALLVVAGLGLEPWGVLHQGLAERTGITIGVVSIIIGAIVLLLWIPLRQRPGLGTVSNVFAVGIAMDGTLALVPDVHGLAARAGVMVAGIVLNGVATGLYIAARFGPGPRDGLMTGLHRRTGRSIRLVRTAIEVAVVVTGFLLGGSLGIGTVLYALAIGPLAQFFLRFFAIPDNGGPTATAPSSGQAILPQ from the coding sequence TTGTCCACCACCGCCGCCCGGCAGCGCACGCACCTCACCCGCCGGCTGATCCAGCTGTACGCGGGTCTCACGCTGTACGGGGCGAGTTCGGCGCTGCTGGTGGTCGCCGGGCTCGGGCTGGAGCCGTGGGGGGTGCTGCACCAGGGGCTCGCCGAGCGGACCGGGATCACCATCGGCGTCGTCTCGATCATCATCGGCGCGATCGTGCTGCTGCTGTGGATTCCGCTCCGCCAGCGGCCGGGTCTCGGCACCGTCTCCAATGTCTTCGCGGTCGGGATCGCGATGGACGGCACGCTGGCCCTCGTCCCCGATGTGCACGGGCTCGCCGCGCGGGCCGGGGTGATGGTGGCGGGCATCGTCCTGAACGGGGTCGCGACGGGGCTGTACATCGCGGCCCGGTTCGGTCCGGGGCCGCGCGACGGACTCATGACCGGGCTGCACCGGCGCACCGGCCGCTCCATCCGGCTCGTCCGCACGGCGATCGAGGTGGCGGTCGTGGTGACCGGCTTCCTGCTCGGCGGTTCCCTCGGTATCGGCACGGTGCTCTACGCGCTGGCGATCGGCCCGCTCGCCCAGTTCTTCCTGCGCTTCTTCGCGATCCCGGACAACGGCGGCCCCACGGCCACCGCCCCGTCGTCCGGGCAGGCGATACTGCCGCAGTGA
- a CDS encoding ankyrin repeat domain-containing protein, giving the protein MSETPDPEVVELATKVFDLARHGDTDTLAAYVDAGVPVNLTNDRGDSLLMLAAYHGHAPAVTALTGRGADPDRANDRGQTPLAGAVFKGEDAVIAALLAAGADPTAGTPSALDTARMFGKADLLELFGSR; this is encoded by the coding sequence ATGAGCGAAACCCCTGATCCCGAGGTTGTTGAGCTGGCGACCAAGGTCTTCGACCTGGCGCGCCACGGCGACACCGACACGCTCGCCGCCTATGTCGACGCCGGAGTTCCCGTGAACCTCACCAACGACCGGGGCGACTCGCTGCTGATGCTCGCCGCCTATCACGGGCATGCCCCCGCGGTCACGGCACTGACCGGACGCGGCGCGGACCCGGACCGGGCCAACGACCGGGGGCAGACGCCGCTGGCCGGGGCCGTCTTCAAGGGCGAGGACGCGGTGATCGCCGCACTGCTCGCCGCGGGCGCCGATCCGACGGCCGGAACACCCTCCGCCCTGGACACCGCACGCATGTTCGGCAAGGCCGACCTGCTGGAACTCTTCGGTTCCCGCTGA
- a CDS encoding nitrate- and nitrite sensing domain-containing protein, protein MRFRGKSIRRKIVALLLVPLVSLTALWGFATYLTGREAGQLMSASAVVEKIGHPLEDTVRVVQNERRQTLVYLADPRASDALPVLRRQRAATDRVVDQVNSSARQKDIRDALRPQDETQLSSVLGAVEGLTSLRDSVDKRTISRAKAMEYYNGLIDPCYRFLTGLHVMENVSMDKQVRALAGISRAREMLSQEDALAASGLLAGRLTAPELRQISDLIAKRELLYEVNLEALPASERRRVQQYWESPDSEPLRSAEDKLIAQGPTHDPRELDAARWQEVAPPVLDRLANDSTEMNNRFQDRGRPAGYGVLIKAGVAGVLGFLALLVSVFVSVRIGRELIRDLSRLRKDAHEVSGVRLPSVMRRLAAGEHIDVETESPHLNYERDEIGQVGQALNILQRAAVEAAVRQADMRRGVSEVFVNLARRNQVLLHRQLTLLDTMERRTENTEELADLFRLDHLTTRMRRHAEGLVILSGAAPSRQWRKPIQLMDVVRAAVAEVEDYERIEVRRLPRIGVGGPAVADLTHLIAELLENATVFSPPHTAVQVHGERVANGFTLEIHDRGLGMPPELLLDANLRLAETPEFELSDTDRLGLFVVSRLAQRQNVRVSLQTSPYGGTTAVVFIPAALLTDAPEAHGTGFRLDRRSEKAIAGSGPGGGKGRVTGSGTGGGEEGDAFERPDGGRPQGGRTGGLSPVPTGLADPAPLDGPVELEGPLGPVDFTRDPVLEAVAGPGLDPVLDGVSDLEDTESERGGIFRARELRRDGDRDQHQQAADQIADADGVRELRPDGVRPLPRRKPPTLVTDRGRRIDEAGRAHPTATDPEAARPASGPVRSADRVRPAEIRPAAIRPDNGFRPRSEPAAPAAVTPSVPAPRSPAPWSTAPGPGTIGGLPRRVRQASLAPQLREGSAGRTAEPDPVETVEDIERDADEVRSRMASLQRGWQRGRQQNAEDVTGPGDTARGTTPGGDGP, encoded by the coding sequence ATGCGCTTTCGCGGAAAGTCCATCCGCAGGAAGATCGTGGCCTTGCTGCTTGTGCCGCTCGTCTCCCTCACCGCGCTATGGGGCTTCGCCACCTATCTGACCGGCCGCGAGGCCGGCCAGCTGATGAGCGCGAGCGCTGTGGTGGAGAAGATCGGCCACCCCCTGGAGGACACCGTCCGGGTCGTCCAGAACGAGCGCAGACAGACTCTCGTCTACCTCGCGGACCCGCGCGCCTCCGACGCCCTGCCGGTCCTGCGCCGCCAGCGCGCCGCCACCGACCGGGTCGTGGACCAGGTCAACAGCAGCGCACGGCAGAAGGACATCCGCGACGCGCTGCGTCCGCAGGACGAGACCCAGCTCAGCTCCGTTCTGGGCGCCGTCGAGGGGCTGACGTCGCTCCGCGACTCCGTGGACAAGCGCACCATCAGCCGGGCCAAGGCGATGGAGTACTACAACGGCCTCATCGACCCCTGCTACCGCTTCCTGACCGGCCTCCACGTCATGGAGAACGTGTCGATGGACAAGCAGGTCCGCGCCCTGGCCGGCATCTCGCGGGCGAGGGAGATGCTCTCCCAGGAAGACGCGCTCGCGGCCTCGGGGCTCCTCGCGGGACGGCTGACGGCCCCCGAACTCCGCCAGATCTCCGACCTCATCGCCAAGCGCGAGCTGCTGTACGAGGTCAACCTGGAAGCGCTCCCCGCCTCCGAGCGCCGCCGCGTCCAGCAGTACTGGGAGAGCCCGGACAGCGAGCCCCTGCGCTCGGCCGAGGACAAGCTCATCGCCCAGGGGCCCACCCACGACCCCCGCGAGCTGGACGCCGCACGCTGGCAGGAGGTCGCCCCGCCGGTCCTGGACCGGCTGGCCAACGACTCGACGGAGATGAACAACCGCTTCCAGGACCGAGGCAGGCCCGCCGGCTACGGGGTCCTGATCAAGGCGGGCGTCGCCGGGGTACTGGGATTCCTGGCCCTGCTCGTCTCGGTCTTCGTCTCCGTACGGATCGGCCGCGAACTCATCCGCGACCTCTCGCGCCTGCGCAAGGACGCCCACGAGGTCTCCGGGGTGCGCCTGCCGAGTGTGATGCGCCGCCTCGCGGCGGGCGAACACATCGACGTCGAGACCGAGTCCCCGCACCTCAACTACGAACGCGACGAGATCGGCCAGGTCGGACAGGCCCTCAACATCCTGCAGCGTGCCGCCGTCGAGGCCGCCGTCCGGCAGGCGGACATGCGCCGGGGCGTGTCCGAGGTGTTCGTCAACCTCGCCCGCCGCAACCAGGTGCTGCTGCACCGCCAGCTGACGCTCCTGGACACGATGGAGCGCCGCACCGAGAACACCGAGGAGCTCGCGGACCTGTTCCGCCTCGACCACCTCACCACTCGCATGCGGCGCCACGCCGAGGGCCTGGTGATCCTCTCGGGAGCCGCTCCGTCCAGGCAGTGGCGCAAGCCCATCCAGCTGATGGACGTGGTGCGCGCCGCGGTCGCCGAGGTCGAGGACTACGAACGGATCGAGGTCCGCAGGCTGCCGAGGATCGGCGTGGGCGGACCGGCCGTCGCCGACCTCACCCACCTGATAGCCGAGCTCCTGGAGAACGCCACGGTGTTCTCGCCCCCGCACACGGCGGTCCAGGTCCACGGCGAGCGCGTCGCCAACGGGTTCACCCTCGAGATCCACGACCGGGGGCTCGGCATGCCCCCGGAACTCCTGCTGGACGCCAACCTCCGGCTCGCGGAGACACCCGAGTTCGAACTGTCCGACACCGACCGGCTCGGCCTCTTCGTGGTCAGCCGGCTGGCCCAGCGGCAGAACGTCAGGGTGTCGCTCCAGACCTCGCCCTACGGCGGCACCACCGCGGTCGTCTTCATCCCGGCCGCGCTGCTCACCGACGCCCCGGAGGCGCACGGCACCGGATTCCGCCTCGACCGCAGGTCGGAGAAGGCCATAGCCGGCAGCGGTCCGGGCGGCGGCAAGGGCCGCGTCACGGGTTCCGGCACAGGCGGCGGCGAGGAGGGCGACGCGTTCGAGCGCCCCGACGGCGGCCGTCCCCAGGGCGGCAGGACCGGCGGCCTCTCACCGGTGCCCACCGGCCTGGCGGACCCGGCGCCGCTGGACGGACCGGTCGAGCTCGAAGGCCCGCTCGGCCCCGTGGACTTCACCCGCGACCCGGTACTCGAAGCCGTGGCCGGACCCGGGCTCGACCCCGTACTCGACGGTGTTTCCGACCTGGAGGACACCGAGAGCGAACGTGGCGGCATCTTCCGGGCCCGTGAGCTCCGGCGCGACGGCGACCGCGACCAGCACCAGCAGGCCGCCGACCAGATCGCGGACGCCGACGGGGTGCGGGAGCTGCGCCCCGACGGCGTCAGGCCGCTGCCCCGCCGCAAACCGCCGACCCTGGTCACCGACCGGGGCCGCCGGATCGACGAGGCGGGCCGGGCCCACCCCACGGCCACTGACCCCGAGGCCGCGCGCCCGGCGTCCGGACCCGTCCGTTCCGCCGACCGCGTCCGGCCCGCCGAGATCAGGCCCGCCGCGATCAGGCCGGACAACGGCTTCCGGCCCCGCAGCGAGCCCGCCGCGCCCGCGGCAGTCACGCCGTCGGTGCCGGCTCCCCGTTCGCCGGCGCCCTGGAGCACCGCGCCCGGCCCCGGGACGATCGGCGGGCTGCCCCGCAGGGTCCGGCAGGCCAGTCTCGCCCCGCAGCTCCGCGAGGGCTCCGCCGGCCGCACCGCGGAGCCGGACCCGGTGGAGACCGTTGAGGACATCGAGCGCGACGCCGATGAGGTACGCAGCCGCATGGCGTCGCTCCAGCGCGGCTGGCAGCGCGGCCGCCAGCAGAACGCCGAGGACGTGACCGGCCCCGGCGACACAGCACGAGGAACCACTCCGGGAGGGGACGGTCCATGA
- a CDS encoding PLP-dependent aminotransferase family protein, with protein sequence MAQWTSAVGAAQLARQLHTQQPRPAGPGNRRPPAYRALADGIRLLVLEGRVPVAARLPAERELALALAVSRTTVAAAYEALRAEGFLESRRGAGSWTAVPAGNPLPARGLEPLPPEALGSMIDLGCASLPAPEPWLTRAVQGALEELAPYAHTHGDYPAGLPALRQTIADRYTADGIPTMPEQIMVTTGAMGAIDAICHLFAGRGERIAVESPSYANILQLMREAGARLVPVAMEEGLGGWDLNRWRQALRDAAPRLAYVVADFHNPTGALADEDRRRALVDAARSAGTVLVVDETMHELHLDEDVRMPRRVCAFDPAGSTVLTVGSASKAFWAGMRIGWVRAAPDVIRSLVAARAYADMGTPVLEQLAVNWLMRAGGWEAAVQIRREQARGNRDALVTAVRRELPDWEFVVPRGGLTLWVRTGGLSGSRLAVAGEQVGVRVPSGPRFGVDGAFEGYVRLPFTVGGPVADEAALRLAAAAELVGSGAGAGAEAPRTFVA encoded by the coding sequence ATGGCCCAGTGGACTTCGGCGGTCGGTGCGGCTCAGCTGGCCCGGCAGCTCCACACGCAGCAGCCCAGGCCGGCCGGCCCCGGCAACCGCAGGCCACCGGCCTACCGCGCGCTCGCCGACGGCATCCGGCTGCTCGTCCTGGAGGGCCGGGTCCCGGTCGCCGCCAGGCTCCCCGCCGAACGCGAACTGGCGCTCGCCCTGGCCGTGAGCCGTACGACGGTCGCCGCCGCCTACGAGGCGCTGCGGGCCGAAGGGTTCCTGGAGTCCCGGCGGGGCGCCGGCAGCTGGACAGCGGTGCCGGCCGGCAACCCGCTGCCCGCCCGGGGCCTGGAGCCGCTGCCCCCGGAGGCGCTGGGATCGATGATCGACCTGGGCTGCGCCTCGCTGCCCGCCCCCGAACCGTGGCTCACCCGGGCGGTCCAGGGCGCTCTGGAGGAGCTCGCCCCGTACGCGCACACGCACGGCGACTACCCGGCGGGGCTGCCCGCGCTGCGGCAGACGATCGCCGACCGGTACACCGCCGACGGCATTCCGACGATGCCCGAGCAGATCATGGTCACCACCGGCGCGATGGGCGCGATCGACGCCATCTGCCACCTCTTCGCGGGACGCGGCGAACGGATCGCGGTGGAGTCCCCGAGCTACGCCAACATCCTCCAGCTGATGCGGGAGGCGGGCGCCCGGCTGGTGCCGGTGGCCATGGAGGAGGGGCTCGGCGGCTGGGACCTGAACCGGTGGCGCCAGGCGCTGCGGGACGCCGCTCCCCGGCTCGCGTACGTCGTCGCGGACTTCCACAACCCCACCGGGGCCCTGGCCGACGAGGACCGGCGACGCGCGCTGGTGGACGCCGCCCGCTCGGCCGGTACGGTCCTGGTCGTCGACGAGACGATGCACGAACTGCACCTGGACGAGGACGTGCGGATGCCCCGCCGGGTCTGCGCCTTCGACCCGGCGGGCAGCACCGTGCTCACCGTGGGCTCGGCCAGCAAGGCGTTCTGGGCGGGCATGCGGATCGGCTGGGTGCGCGCCGCGCCGGACGTCATCCGCAGCCTGGTCGCGGCCCGCGCCTATGCCGACATGGGCACCCCGGTCCTGGAGCAGCTGGCCGTCAACTGGCTGATGCGCGCCGGCGGCTGGGAGGCGGCGGTGCAGATCCGCCGGGAGCAGGCGCGCGGCAACCGGGACGCGCTGGTCACGGCCGTGCGGCGGGAGCTGCCCGACTGGGAGTTCGTCGTACCGCGCGGTGGTCTGACGCTCTGGGTGCGCACCGGCGGCCTCTCCGGATCGCGGCTCGCGGTGGCCGGGGAGCAGGTCGGGGTACGGGTGCCGTCCGGGCCCAGGTTCGGGGTCGACGGCGCCTTCGAGGGCTACGTCCGGCTGCCGTTCACGGTCGGCGGGCCGGTCGCGGACGAGGCGGCCCTGCGGCTCGCGGCCGCCGCCGAGCTGGTCGGTTCGGGAGCGGGAGCGGGCGCGGAGGCCCCCCGGACGTTCGTGGCCTGA
- a CDS encoding ATP/GTP-binding protein: MAFGRSSRSRRPVEPVTLKLLVAGGFGVGKTTMVGAVSEIRPLRTEERLTEAGRPVDDLEGVEGKTTTTVAMDFGRITLREDLVLYLFGTPGQDRFWFLWDELAQGALGAVVLADTRRLEDSFAAVDYFERRKIPFAVAVNCFEGAGRFPTATVRAALDLDPEVPLLLCDARDRSSVRDVLVAVVEHALARAAAPREPATT, translated from the coding sequence ATGGCCTTCGGGCGCTCTAGCCGCAGCAGGCGGCCCGTGGAGCCCGTTACCCTGAAACTCCTGGTGGCGGGCGGCTTCGGAGTGGGCAAGACGACCATGGTGGGAGCGGTCAGTGAGATCAGGCCGCTGCGTACGGAGGAGAGGCTGACCGAGGCGGGGCGTCCCGTCGACGACCTGGAAGGGGTCGAGGGGAAGACCACCACGACGGTGGCGATGGACTTCGGGCGGATCACCCTCCGCGAGGACCTGGTGCTGTACCTCTTCGGCACCCCGGGGCAGGACCGGTTCTGGTTCCTCTGGGACGAACTCGCGCAGGGCGCGCTGGGCGCGGTCGTCCTCGCGGACACCCGGCGCCTGGAGGACAGCTTCGCGGCGGTCGACTACTTCGAACGCCGGAAGATCCCCTTCGCCGTCGCCGTCAACTGCTTCGAGGGAGCCGGCCGGTTCCCCACCGCGACGGTACGGGCGGCGCTCGACCTGGACCCGGAGGTGCCGCTGCTGCTGTGCGACGCCCGGGACCGCTCGTCGGTGCGGGACGTGCTGGTGGCCGTCGTCGAACACGCGCTGGCCCGCGCGGCCGCGCCCCGCGAGCCGGCCACGACCTGA